In Natrinema amylolyticum, the following are encoded in one genomic region:
- a CDS encoding toll/interleukin-1 receptor domain-containing protein, which translates to MTGEQVYVSHAPGNLELVQDLFSTVKNFPFGVHIALEEIESGRSRKRLEGRLANSDLVVAVLTEDAAGNTWINQEVGYAVAKGIPVLPVRDDGVSCRGFISDVEGVTIDRGDLSVTIFNLLCRLRSELAPLGALSVPNWYIRFPCTIPDCDQPVTLELEQGQTKLWKLHDHGKHLTASCAVCESTYYFDPATIGFTGRKDGVAAQSSRSRS; encoded by the coding sequence ATGACTGGAGAGCAGGTGTACGTTTCGCACGCGCCCGGTAACCTCGAGCTCGTTCAGGACCTGTTCTCGACGGTCAAGAACTTCCCGTTCGGCGTCCACATCGCGCTCGAGGAGATCGAGTCCGGCCGCTCCCGGAAGCGACTTGAGGGCCGCCTCGCCAACAGCGATCTCGTCGTCGCGGTGCTGACCGAGGACGCGGCCGGGAACACGTGGATCAATCAGGAGGTCGGCTACGCGGTGGCGAAAGGAATTCCCGTCTTGCCGGTCCGCGACGACGGAGTCAGTTGTCGCGGGTTCATCAGCGACGTCGAAGGCGTGACGATCGATCGGGGAGACCTCTCGGTCACCATCTTCAACCTGCTCTGTCGGCTCCGGAGCGAGCTCGCGCCGCTGGGGGCGCTGTCGGTCCCGAACTGGTACATCCGATTCCCCTGTACGATCCCCGACTGCGACCAGCCGGTTACGCTCGAACTCGAGCAGGGGCAGACGAAACTCTGGAAACTCCACGATCACGGGAAACACCTGACGGCGTCGTGTGCGGTCTGCGAATCGACGTACTACTTCGACCCGGCGACGATCGGCTTCACCGGCAGGAAGGACGGCGTCGCCGCTCAATCCTCTCGGAGCCGTTCGTAG
- a CDS encoding CDP-alcohol phosphatidyltransferase family protein, producing MTLDKFRPYVSRFLDPFVKGFDRVGMTPNGVSVVAFGMAILAAGAFALGGLEAPIWYVVAAILVFLNGWLDIVDGALAREQEVASAGGDLLDHVLDRYADIVVIAGLAAGIEDYLLGFAAVTGVVMTSYLGTQAQAVGLDRVYGGLVGRADRLAIIGIAGFLAYPLAGTTLGGVTLVGWLLVFLAVVGHLTALQRFYYSWAALE from the coding sequence GTGACGCTCGACAAGTTCCGGCCGTACGTCTCGCGCTTTCTCGACCCGTTCGTCAAGGGGTTCGACCGCGTCGGGATGACGCCTAACGGGGTGAGCGTCGTCGCGTTCGGGATGGCGATCCTGGCCGCGGGCGCGTTCGCCCTCGGCGGCCTCGAGGCTCCGATCTGGTACGTCGTGGCGGCGATACTGGTCTTCCTGAACGGCTGGCTGGACATCGTCGACGGCGCGCTCGCGCGAGAACAGGAGGTCGCCTCGGCCGGCGGCGACCTGCTCGATCACGTCCTCGATCGGTACGCGGATATCGTCGTCATCGCGGGGCTGGCCGCGGGCATCGAGGACTATCTGCTGGGCTTCGCCGCAGTGACCGGCGTCGTGATGACCTCGTATCTGGGGACGCAGGCCCAAGCCGTCGGCCTCGACCGGGTCTACGGCGGACTCGTCGGCCGTGCGGACCGACTGGCGATCATCGGGATCGCCGGCTTTCTCGCCTATCCGCTCGCGGGGACGACTCTCGGTGGCGTCACGCTGGTCGGCTGGCTGCTGGTCTTCCTCGCGGTCGTCGGCCACCTGACGGCGCTCCAGCGGTTCTACTACTCCTGGGCCGCCCTCGAATAG
- a CDS encoding DUF3054 domain-containing protein, which translates to MDTAVQTGVRDSAAGRARIAAGAVDVVLVAAMVLYGYVDHGGDPIAAPLAALETIAPFVIGWLAVAVIADVYARDRLLGRDELRLTAIAWIAAANVGLMIRGSPLFQGGTSWPFPVVITVSVLVVLLGWRLGYALFLSASK; encoded by the coding sequence ATGGACACGGCAGTTCAGACGGGAGTCCGTGACAGCGCGGCCGGTCGCGCGCGAATCGCCGCCGGCGCGGTCGACGTCGTCCTCGTCGCCGCGATGGTTCTCTACGGCTACGTCGATCACGGTGGCGATCCGATCGCCGCCCCGCTCGCGGCGCTCGAGACGATCGCACCGTTCGTAATCGGCTGGCTCGCCGTCGCAGTGATTGCAGACGTGTACGCGCGCGATCGTCTCCTGGGACGAGACGAACTCCGACTGACGGCGATCGCCTGGATCGCGGCGGCTAACGTCGGACTCATGATCCGGGGGTCGCCGCTGTTTCAGGGCGGCACGAGTTGGCCGTTCCCGGTCGTGATCACCGTCTCCGTGCTCGTCGTGTTGCTCGGATGGCGGCTCGGCTACGCCCTGTTTCTATCAGCGTCGAAGTAA
- a CDS encoding adenylate kinase family protein, translating to MRIAVTGTPGTGKTTATELLESRLADAETAADRESTPDLEVIHLNRVLEEEGLYTEVDADRESKIADLEALSEWLAGRDDVVIESHLAHHVDADRIAVLRCHPETLEERLLERGETDAKAAENAESEALDVILSEAVEEHGLESVYEIDTTDRDPAAVADELAAVAAGERDPSAGEVDFVGYLT from the coding sequence GTGAGAATCGCCGTCACCGGCACCCCCGGAACCGGAAAGACGACCGCGACGGAACTGCTCGAGTCCCGGCTAGCCGATGCGGAGACGGCCGCCGACCGCGAGTCGACGCCCGACCTCGAGGTGATCCACCTCAACCGAGTGCTCGAGGAGGAGGGGCTCTACACCGAGGTCGACGCCGACCGCGAGAGCAAGATCGCGGATCTCGAGGCGCTGAGCGAGTGGCTCGCGGGCCGCGACGACGTCGTGATCGAATCGCATCTCGCCCATCACGTCGACGCCGACCGGATCGCCGTCCTTCGGTGTCACCCCGAGACGCTCGAGGAGCGGCTGCTCGAGCGCGGCGAGACCGACGCGAAGGCCGCCGAAAACGCAGAGAGCGAGGCTCTGGACGTAATTCTCTCGGAAGCGGTCGAGGAACACGGCCTCGAGTCGGTCTACGAGATCGACACGACCGATCGCGATCCGGCGGCCGTCGCGGACGAGCTCGCGGCGGTCGCGGCGGGCGAGCGCGACCCGAGCGCCGGCGAAGTCGACTTCGTGGGGTATCTCACGTGA
- a CDS encoding MFS transporter, with amino-acid sequence MSRTRLFASLCGLVFLLNLARIIFAPLLDVFITEFAIGEATAGLIVTLAWVGSASPRLPAGWLLTRVPRHHVVLGSGTILAVASGLAANATTVRHLLIGAFLMGIASGVYFVAANPLLSELFPSRVGRAMGIHGAAAQIGAVAAAPFVALTLLVDWRLSLWVIAAGAALLTATTWVTARRTEMPAAGDADREFVAGVLSEWRLIATALAIVGLTSFVWQGVFNFYELYMQSKGLSSGAAGTLLTIVFAAGVPAFFFSGDLADRFPHVPYLLGIVGTFAATLLLLTAVEGFLALAVLSAAIGIVIHALFPATDAYLLDTLPDSTRGSAYAAFSSAWMLTQALGSFALGLVLERGYTYDGVFAGAALLLGATVVGLVALERTGRLPG; translated from the coding sequence GTGTCCCGTACTCGACTCTTCGCCTCCCTGTGCGGTCTCGTCTTTCTCCTCAACCTCGCGCGGATTATCTTCGCCCCGCTGTTGGACGTCTTCATCACCGAGTTCGCGATCGGCGAGGCGACGGCCGGTCTCATCGTGACCCTCGCGTGGGTCGGGAGCGCGTCCCCGCGGCTGCCCGCCGGCTGGCTGCTCACGAGGGTCCCGAGGCATCACGTCGTGCTCGGTTCCGGGACGATCCTCGCGGTCGCCTCGGGACTCGCCGCGAACGCGACGACCGTCCGACACCTACTGATCGGCGCGTTCCTCATGGGCATTGCCTCCGGCGTCTACTTCGTCGCGGCGAACCCGTTACTGAGCGAACTGTTCCCGTCGCGGGTCGGCCGCGCGATGGGGATCCACGGCGCCGCCGCCCAGATCGGCGCGGTGGCCGCCGCCCCGTTCGTCGCGCTCACGCTGCTGGTCGACTGGCGACTCTCGCTGTGGGTGATCGCCGCCGGCGCGGCGCTGCTGACTGCCACAACGTGGGTCACCGCGCGACGGACCGAGATGCCGGCGGCGGGCGATGCCGACCGGGAGTTCGTCGCCGGCGTGCTCTCGGAGTGGCGGCTCATCGCGACGGCGCTGGCGATCGTCGGTCTGACCTCGTTCGTCTGGCAGGGGGTGTTCAACTTCTACGAACTGTACATGCAGTCGAAGGGGCTCTCGAGCGGTGCGGCGGGCACGCTGCTCACGATCGTCTTCGCCGCCGGCGTCCCCGCGTTCTTCTTCAGCGGCGATCTGGCCGATCGGTTTCCCCACGTGCCGTACCTGCTCGGAATCGTCGGGACGTTCGCCGCGACGCTGCTCCTGTTGACGGCCGTCGAGGGCTTTCTCGCGCTGGCCGTCCTCAGCGCGGCTATTGGGATCGTCATCCACGCGCTGTTCCCGGCCACAGACGCGTACCTCCTCGACACGCTCCCGGACTCGACGCGGGGCAGCGCCTACGCCGCGTTCAGCTCCGCCTGGATGCTTACGCAAGCGCTGGGCTCGTTCGCCCTCGGGCTGGTCCTCGAACGCGGCTACACCTACGACGGGGTATTCGCCGGCGCCGCGCTCCTCCTCGGTGCCACGGTCGTCGGTCTCGTGGCCCTCGAGCGGACCGGACGACTCCCGGGCTGA
- a CDS encoding inorganic phosphate transporter yields MAEPLLIIGLLVAVFVGYNIGGSSTGVAFGPAVGSRIVRKVTAAALFTVFAFVGAWTVGRNVIDTMSNEIVDAAVFSPEASVGVLFFTGLSLLISNVYGVPASTSMTAVGAIVGLGLATGTLDAALMFTILSAWIVAPLIAASVGAVIGRYLYPYLDAKFAFGRLRDPLIAIDTRGTIPRPRINQNAASRDLGGATLVIAIACYMGFSAGASNAANAVAPLVGSGSIAADPAILLAVGSISLGGFTIARRTLATVGNDITDLPILAALIVSTVGATIITVLSWLGIPASLAVSTTSCIIGLGWGRASRARTLVEIATPAPTEEPAPELTTGALTAPPTDTTDDTPASPTVGELSEGDAPDPDEQVSDGGVPPIGEERPTELSAESLFDPAATARIVVLWVLTPVLSLSGAYILFSLIT; encoded by the coding sequence ATGGCGGAGCCATTACTCATCATCGGGTTACTGGTGGCGGTGTTCGTCGGGTACAACATCGGCGGCTCCTCGACGGGTGTCGCCTTCGGACCGGCAGTCGGGAGTCGGATCGTCAGAAAGGTCACCGCCGCGGCGCTGTTTACCGTGTTCGCGTTCGTTGGGGCGTGGACGGTCGGGCGGAACGTCATCGATACGATGAGCAACGAAATCGTCGACGCGGCGGTCTTCTCGCCCGAAGCGAGTGTGGGCGTCCTCTTTTTCACCGGACTCTCCCTCCTGATATCGAACGTGTACGGCGTCCCGGCGTCGACGTCGATGACTGCGGTCGGTGCCATCGTCGGGCTCGGGCTGGCGACGGGGACGCTCGACGCCGCTCTGATGTTCACGATCCTCTCCGCGTGGATCGTCGCCCCGTTGATCGCCGCTTCGGTGGGGGCCGTCATCGGTCGGTATCTGTACCCCTATCTCGACGCCAAGTTCGCGTTCGGTCGCCTTCGGGATCCGTTGATCGCCATCGATACCCGGGGGACGATCCCCCGTCCCAGAATCAACCAGAACGCGGCGTCCAGAGATCTGGGCGGGGCGACGCTGGTGATCGCGATCGCTTGCTACATGGGGTTCAGTGCCGGGGCCTCGAACGCCGCGAACGCGGTCGCGCCGCTGGTCGGTAGCGGGAGTATCGCCGCCGACCCGGCGATTCTCCTAGCGGTCGGGTCGATCAGTCTCGGCGGGTTCACGATCGCCCGACGGACGCTGGCGACGGTCGGCAACGACATCACCGACCTTCCGATCCTGGCGGCGCTTATCGTTTCGACAGTGGGGGCGACGATCATCACCGTCCTCTCCTGGCTCGGGATTCCGGCCAGTCTCGCAGTGAGCACGACGTCCTGTATCATCGGCCTGGGCTGGGGGCGAGCGAGTCGCGCGCGGACGCTCGTCGAAATAGCTACTCCCGCGCCGACCGAGGAGCCGGCCCCGGAGTTGACGACGGGCGCACTCACGGCCCCACCGACCGACACTACCGATGACACACCTGCGAGCCCGACGGTCGGCGAACTCTCCGAGGGGGACGCCCCCGACCCGGACGAACAGGTCTCGGACGGCGGCGTGCCGCCGATCGGCGAGGAGCGGCCGACCGAACTGTCCGCCGAAAGTCTGTTCGACCCCGCGGCCACGGCTCGGATCGTCGTCCTCTGGGTACTCACTCCGGTACTGTCGCTCAGCGGAGCCTATATCCTGTTTTCGCTCATAACGTAA
- the hisC gene encoding histidinol-phosphate transaminase: protein MQPRDLSDHVAYEAGRGIEEVARELGRDPSEFIKLASNENPHGPSPAAAVAIRETASSVSSYPKAAHADLTAAVADRWDVSDEQVWLANGGDGAIDYLHRAALEPGDDVLVPAPGFAYYGMSSRFHHGDVREYELEREDDFAQDAETVLGAYDGDRLLFVTSPHNPTGSTMPLADVERLADETADETLIVVDEAYGEFADRDSAVALIEGRDGFDARDDVAVLRTFSKAYGLAGVRLGYAVVPDEWGDAYARVNTPFAASELACRAGLAAIDDDEHVRRTVETAVESRAYMRENIDAHVWESEGNFVLVDVGDAVAVSEEMQERSVIVRDCSSFGLPGCIRITCGTAEETERAVATLNDVLADLDVAPESTDEAEDPDAEVADP, encoded by the coding sequence ATGCAACCGCGCGACCTGTCCGATCACGTCGCATACGAGGCGGGTCGAGGCATCGAGGAGGTCGCCCGCGAACTCGGGCGCGATCCCTCGGAGTTCATCAAACTCGCCTCGAACGAGAACCCGCACGGCCCCTCGCCGGCCGCCGCCGTAGCCATCCGCGAGACGGCCTCGAGCGTGAGTTCCTACCCCAAAGCCGCCCACGCCGATTTGACCGCCGCCGTCGCTGACCGTTGGGACGTCAGCGACGAGCAAGTCTGGCTGGCCAACGGCGGCGACGGGGCAATCGACTACCTCCACCGGGCGGCCCTCGAGCCGGGAGACGACGTCCTCGTTCCCGCGCCCGGCTTCGCCTACTACGGGATGAGCTCCCGCTTTCACCACGGCGACGTTCGGGAGTACGAACTCGAGCGCGAGGACGACTTCGCCCAGGACGCCGAGACCGTTCTCGGGGCCTACGACGGCGATCGATTGCTCTTCGTTACGAGCCCGCACAACCCCACCGGCTCGACGATGCCGCTCGCGGATGTCGAGCGCCTCGCCGACGAAACCGCCGACGAGACGCTGATCGTGGTCGACGAGGCCTACGGCGAGTTCGCCGACCGGGACAGCGCCGTCGCGCTGATCGAGGGCCGCGACGGATTCGACGCCCGCGACGACGTCGCGGTCCTGCGGACGTTCTCCAAGGCCTACGGGCTGGCCGGCGTTCGCCTCGGCTACGCCGTCGTTCCCGACGAGTGGGGCGACGCCTACGCCCGCGTGAACACGCCCTTCGCAGCGAGTGAGCTCGCCTGCCGGGCCGGTCTGGCCGCCATCGACGACGACGAACACGTCCGGCGCACCGTCGAGACAGCGGTCGAGTCACGCGCGTACATGCGCGAGAACATCGACGCTCACGTCTGGGAGAGCGAGGGGAACTTCGTCCTCGTCGACGTCGGCGACGCCGTGGCCGTCAGCGAGGAAATGCAAGAGCGGAGCGTCATCGTCCGCGACTGCTCGAGCTTCGGCCTCCCGGGCTGTATCCGCATCACCTGTGGCACCGCCGAAGAGACCGAGCGGGCGGTCGCGACGCTCAACGACGTGCTCGCCGATCTCGACGTCGCGCCGGAGTCGACGGACGAGGCCGAGGACCCGGACGCGGAGGTGGCCGACCCGTGA
- a CDS encoding zinc ribbon domain-containing protein — translation MSAITGVGAYAPRFRISSEAFEEAWGQFHAAGVNEKAVPSADEDALTMGYEAATRALEAAETDPDEIDWLAFASSRPPEAEEDPTARLGAMLALSESATRQVFTGSTRAGTRALWAGLDALEAESTTALVVAADAPKGDPDDGVDHAAGAGGAAFVLERDGPAEIVDRAEYAAPYPGTRFRNTGEDETRELGVTQYDRQAFTETIGGAVAGLEVEVDPEAAAIQAPDGKLPYRAAGAVGVGTDEIQAAATVHDLGDLGAASVPLSLATALEDGYDSVLAVSHGSGAGADAFVVESGASETHRRDGDVPAVTALEGDDPLSYAEYLRQRGVVTTGPPSGGGAYVSVPSWRRSIPQRYRLEAGRCSECGALSFPPEGSCDDCGALADYEPIELAGEGTIEAVTTISQGGAPPEFAEQQAKAGDYAAAIVALETDGGNETVSAPAMGTDADPADFAVGDRIETTIRRIYTQEGVTRYGFKIRPAGE, via the coding sequence ATGAGCGCGATCACCGGCGTCGGCGCGTACGCGCCGCGATTCCGCATCAGTAGCGAGGCCTTTGAGGAGGCGTGGGGCCAGTTCCACGCCGCCGGCGTGAACGAGAAGGCCGTCCCCTCGGCCGACGAGGACGCCCTGACGATGGGCTACGAGGCCGCGACGCGGGCGCTCGAGGCGGCCGAGACCGATCCCGACGAAATCGATTGGCTCGCGTTCGCTTCCTCGCGGCCGCCGGAGGCCGAGGAGGACCCGACCGCCCGACTGGGTGCGATGCTCGCTCTCTCCGAGTCGGCGACCCGGCAGGTCTTCACTGGCAGCACGCGGGCCGGAACGCGTGCGCTCTGGGCCGGTCTGGACGCGCTCGAGGCCGAGTCGACCACTGCGCTCGTCGTCGCGGCCGACGCGCCGAAGGGCGACCCCGACGACGGGGTAGACCACGCCGCCGGAGCCGGCGGGGCCGCGTTCGTCCTCGAGCGCGACGGCCCGGCCGAGATCGTCGACCGCGCCGAGTACGCCGCGCCGTATCCGGGGACCCGATTCCGCAACACCGGCGAGGACGAGACGCGGGAACTGGGCGTCACCCAGTACGACCGGCAGGCGTTTACCGAGACGATCGGCGGTGCCGTCGCTGGCCTCGAGGTCGAGGTCGACCCCGAAGCGGCCGCGATCCAGGCACCGGACGGGAAACTCCCCTACCGCGCGGCCGGCGCGGTCGGCGTCGGAACAGACGAGATCCAGGCCGCCGCGACGGTCCACGACCTCGGCGACCTCGGCGCGGCGAGCGTTCCGCTGTCGCTCGCGACGGCGCTCGAGGACGGGTACGACTCCGTCCTCGCCGTCTCTCACGGTAGCGGTGCGGGCGCGGACGCGTTCGTCGTCGAGAGCGGTGCGTCGGAGACACACCGAAGAGACGGCGACGTGCCGGCCGTGACCGCACTCGAGGGCGACGATCCGCTCTCCTACGCGGAGTATCTGCGCCAGCGCGGTGTCGTGACCACGGGCCCGCCGTCGGGCGGCGGCGCGTACGTCAGCGTCCCCTCCTGGCGGCGCTCGATTCCCCAGCGCTACCGGCTCGAGGCCGGCCGCTGTTCGGAGTGCGGCGCGCTCTCGTTCCCACCGGAAGGGTCCTGTGACGACTGCGGCGCGCTCGCCGACTACGAGCCCATCGAACTCGCGGGCGAGGGAACGATCGAGGCCGTGACGACCATCTCCCAGGGCGGCGCACCGCCGGAGTTCGCCGAACAGCAGGCGAAGGCGGGCGACTACGCGGCCGCGATCGTCGCGCTCGAGACTGACGGGGGCAACGAGACCGTCAGCGCCCCGGCGATGGGGACCGACGCGGATCCCGCTGACTTCGCGGTCGGTGACCGGATCGAGACGACGATCCGCCGGATCTACACCCAGGAAGGCGTCACCCGATACGGGTTCAAGATTCGGCCCGCAGGCGAGTAG
- the tpiA gene encoding triose-phosphate isomerase: MFVLVNLKTYPCDPIEVAEAVRDVNDATDARLAVAPQAAHIERVAETGAETWAQHVDSIEHGSNTGHALAESVADAGAVGTLINHSERRLKLADIDGAVRAAERAGLETVVCANNPAQIGAAAALGPNAVAVEPPELIGTGTPVSQADPDVVEDAVEAAANVDSEVSVLCGAGISTGDDVVAAGELGAEGVLLASGVAKADDPEAALEDLVEPL; encoded by the coding sequence ATGTTCGTCCTCGTTAATCTGAAGACGTATCCGTGTGACCCGATCGAAGTCGCGGAAGCCGTCCGCGACGTCAACGATGCGACCGATGCCCGTCTGGCAGTCGCGCCGCAGGCGGCCCACATCGAGCGCGTCGCCGAGACGGGCGCGGAGACGTGGGCCCAACACGTCGATTCGATCGAGCACGGGAGCAACACCGGCCACGCGCTCGCCGAGAGCGTCGCCGACGCCGGCGCAGTCGGGACCCTGATCAACCACTCCGAGCGCAGACTGAAACTGGCCGACATCGACGGTGCCGTCCGAGCGGCCGAGCGGGCGGGTCTCGAGACGGTCGTCTGTGCGAACAATCCGGCCCAGATCGGTGCGGCCGCCGCCCTGGGGCCGAACGCCGTCGCCGTCGAGCCGCCTGAACTCATCGGCACCGGCACGCCGGTCAGTCAGGCCGACCCCGACGTCGTCGAAGACGCCGTCGAGGCGGCGGCGAACGTCGACTCCGAGGTGTCGGTCCTCTGTGGTGCGGGCATCAGTACGGGCGACGATGTCGTCGCTGCCGGCGAGCTGGGCGCCGAGGGGGTCTTGCTCGCCAGCGGCGTCGCGAAGGCCGACGATCCCGAGGCGGCGCTCGAGGACCTCGTCGAACCGCTCTGA
- a CDS encoding J domain-containing protein — MGVVGDRRTGCDGCDRSVALENLTTVTMPDGERVACCPACEPHARAAARTAGSLDQRRETCDGCTETTLADDLEEVVLDDGTVLTCCRSCAAEAPDRDGAGDDGGTDSDDGADGDDEGGDGDTGGATTRGSDTAASDPTDGESDENRAICSQCRERVAEERFRVTTIDDRTERLCPDCKAEAEADGIVVDVAMRKRRAREVLGVDADASDDAIREAFHGQVKRAHPDRQTGSRSAFGLVTEAYERLRED; from the coding sequence ATGGGCGTGGTCGGCGATCGGCGGACCGGCTGTGACGGGTGCGACCGTTCGGTCGCACTCGAGAACCTGACGACAGTGACGATGCCGGACGGCGAACGGGTCGCGTGCTGTCCGGCGTGTGAACCACATGCGAGAGCGGCCGCGCGAACGGCCGGCTCGCTCGATCAACGTCGAGAGACGTGTGACGGCTGTACCGAAACCACTCTCGCAGACGACCTCGAGGAGGTCGTGCTCGACGACGGGACCGTCCTGACCTGCTGCCGGTCGTGTGCGGCCGAAGCGCCTGATCGCGACGGTGCCGGCGATGACGGCGGCACCGACAGTGACGATGGTGCCGACGGCGATGACGAAGGCGGCGACGGCGATACCGGCGGTGCGACGACCCGCGGATCGGACACGGCCGCATCGGACCCGACCGACGGGGAGTCCGACGAGAACCGAGCCATCTGTAGTCAGTGCCGGGAGCGGGTCGCCGAGGAACGCTTTCGCGTCACCACGATCGACGACCGGACCGAACGGCTCTGTCCCGACTGCAAGGCCGAGGCCGAGGCAGACGGTATCGTCGTCGACGTCGCCATGCGGAAGAGAAGAGCCCGCGAGGTACTCGGCGTCGACGCGGACGCGAGCGACGACGCGATCCGCGAGGCGTTCCACGGGCAGGTGAAGCGCGCCCATCCCGACCGTCAAACCGGCAGTCGATCGGCGTTCGGTCTCGTTACCGAGGCCTACGAACGGCTCCGAGAGGATTGA
- a CDS encoding ornithine cyclodeaminase family protein, which produces MTETLFLTSADVDSLATPAEYVNAVRDGYRQRGEGAPAQPRSKFLRGDPEGMLTSYAAVLPETGAMGGYMYSSGFGAVDAWFMTPLFDAESGAPLALLDGASMNPFKTGAAGAVGVDELARADADTLAVIGSGAQARGQLRATATVRDFAEVRVYSPTPENRDSFAADFDDDLAADVRAVDSSTAAVTGADVVITATKASEPVFDGDDLEPGTHVTAMGQYSPDKRELDATTIEKATYVPDLRERATFDAGSFIQALEEGAITEDHVHAELGEVVAGNEPGRTSEDEITVFDSGGTGIETVAAAYLLYERASDQGLGQTIEFAPASEALTGN; this is translated from the coding sequence ATGACCGAGACGCTGTTTCTGACCAGTGCAGACGTCGATTCGCTCGCGACGCCGGCCGAATACGTCAACGCCGTCCGTGATGGGTATCGCCAGCGCGGCGAGGGCGCGCCCGCTCAGCCGCGGTCGAAGTTCCTCCGCGGCGATCCCGAGGGAATGCTCACGAGCTACGCCGCCGTCCTCCCGGAGACGGGCGCGATGGGCGGGTACATGTACAGCTCCGGATTCGGTGCTGTCGACGCCTGGTTCATGACGCCGCTGTTCGACGCCGAGAGCGGCGCGCCGCTCGCCCTGCTCGACGGCGCGAGCATGAACCCCTTCAAGACCGGCGCAGCGGGTGCTGTCGGCGTCGACGAACTCGCCCGCGCGGACGCCGACACGCTCGCGGTCATCGGTAGCGGCGCGCAAGCGCGGGGCCAACTCCGCGCGACCGCGACCGTCCGCGACTTCGCCGAGGTGCGGGTCTACTCGCCGACGCCCGAGAATCGCGACTCGTTCGCGGCCGACTTCGACGACGATCTCGCGGCCGACGTTCGCGCGGTCGACTCGAGCACCGCCGCCGTCACGGGCGCGGACGTCGTGATCACGGCGACGAAAGCGAGCGAGCCGGTCTTCGACGGCGACGACCTAGAGCCCGGCACGCACGTCACCGCGATGGGTCAGTACTCGCCGGACAAGCGCGAGCTGGACGCGACGACGATCGAGAAGGCGACGTACGTCCCAGACCTCCGCGAGCGGGCGACGTTCGACGCCGGCTCGTTCATCCAGGCGCTCGAGGAGGGAGCGATCACCGAGGACCACGTCCACGCGGAACTGGGCGAGGTCGTCGCCGGGAACGAACCCGGCCGAACGAGCGAGGACGAGATCACGGTCTTCGACAGCGGCGGGACGGGCATCGAGACGGTCGCCGCGGCGTATCTGCTCTACGAGCGCGCCAGCGACCAAGGACTCGGACAGACGATCGAGTTCGCACCGGCGAGCGAGGCGCTGACCGGGAACTAG
- a CDS encoding multiprotein bridging factor aMBF1 — MVQCEMCGAETSSPNTIKVEGAKLDVCSNCTDFGTEVKDTSSSSGSTKYSTGSSSSSSSGGGQSSASSGSSSRSSGSSQRRSDMFDDMDELATDYDDRVRNAREDKGLSQSDLANELNEKASLIRKIERGDTLPSDDVQTKLEDFLEISLSAEGSSGEDSEWSGGSSTGSYTLGDVVKRKD, encoded by the coding sequence ATGGTTCAGTGCGAGATGTGTGGGGCCGAGACGTCGTCCCCGAACACCATCAAAGTCGAGGGCGCGAAGCTAGACGTGTGTTCGAACTGCACGGACTTCGGCACTGAAGTCAAAGACACGTCGAGTTCGAGCGGGTCGACGAAGTATTCGACCGGGTCGAGTTCGTCCTCGTCGAGCGGGGGTGGCCAGTCGAGCGCCTCGAGCGGGAGTTCTTCGCGTTCGAGCGGCTCGAGCCAGCGCCGCTCGGACATGTTCGACGACATGGACGAACTCGCGACTGATTACGACGATCGCGTCCGAAACGCTCGCGAGGACAAGGGACTCAGCCAGTCCGATCTCGCGAACGAACTCAACGAGAAGGCCAGCCTGATCCGCAAGATCGAGCGCGGTGACACGCTGCCGAGCGACGATGTACAGACGAAACTCGAGGACTTCCTCGAGATCAGCCTGAGCGCGGAGGGCAGTTCCGGCGAGGACTCGGAGTGGTCCGGCGGCTCCTCGACGGGGAGTTACACGCTGGGCGACGTCGTCAAGCGCAAGGACTGA